In Arthrobacter sp. PAMC25284, a single genomic region encodes these proteins:
- a CDS encoding phosphomannomutase/phosphoglucomutase: MTTDQTKTFDLSASFKAYDVRGIVGSTITAEIVEAVGAAFVDVMELAGQTVLVGGDMRPSSPEFAKAFANGAATRGANVQLLDLISTDELYYASGALDAAGAVFTASHNPAEYNGIKMAKAGAVPISSETGLLDIQARAEEYLNTGSIPAAGTRGLIGVQDVLKGYAKYLRSLVDLRGSRPLKVVVDAGNGMSGLTTPAVLGDAILPKLPLDIVPLYFELDGSFPNHPANPLEPENLRDLQAAVVEHGADIGLAFDGDADRCFVIDEHGDPVSPSAITAMVARREITRARALGEETPTIIHNLLTSRAVPELIERDGGRAVRTRVGHSFIKAQMAEEGAVFGGEHSAHFYFRDFWNADTGMLAAMHVLAALGEQDGPLSELGREYEPYRSSGEINSEIEDKAAAVDRVRADFDGEDVHVDHLDGSTFTAADGSYWFNLRPSNTEPFLRLNVEATDATTMERVRDRVLALVRG; this comes from the coding sequence GTGACTACGGATCAGACAAAGACCTTTGACCTCTCGGCTTCCTTCAAGGCCTACGACGTGCGCGGGATTGTGGGCAGCACGATCACCGCGGAGATCGTCGAAGCCGTCGGTGCGGCCTTCGTCGACGTGATGGAACTGGCCGGACAGACCGTCCTGGTTGGCGGCGACATGCGCCCCTCCTCGCCGGAGTTCGCCAAGGCCTTCGCCAACGGCGCCGCAACCCGGGGCGCCAATGTCCAGCTGCTGGATCTGATCTCCACCGACGAGCTGTACTACGCATCTGGCGCCCTGGACGCGGCCGGCGCGGTGTTCACCGCCAGCCACAACCCGGCCGAATACAACGGCATCAAGATGGCCAAGGCCGGCGCCGTCCCAATCTCCTCAGAGACCGGGCTCCTGGACATCCAGGCCCGTGCCGAGGAGTACTTGAATACCGGGTCCATCCCCGCCGCCGGAACCCGTGGCCTCATCGGCGTGCAGGACGTCCTCAAGGGCTACGCAAAGTATCTGCGCAGCCTCGTGGATCTCCGTGGTTCGCGGCCGCTGAAAGTAGTTGTTGATGCCGGCAACGGCATGTCCGGCCTCACTACGCCCGCGGTGCTCGGCGATGCCATACTCCCCAAGTTGCCGCTCGACATTGTTCCGCTGTACTTCGAGCTTGACGGCTCCTTCCCGAACCACCCGGCCAACCCGCTGGAGCCGGAGAACCTGCGCGACCTGCAGGCCGCCGTCGTCGAACACGGGGCGGACATCGGCCTGGCGTTTGACGGCGACGCGGACCGTTGCTTCGTCATCGACGAACACGGCGATCCGGTCTCCCCATCGGCCATCACCGCCATGGTGGCGCGGCGCGAAATCACCCGCGCCCGGGCCCTCGGCGAGGAAACCCCCACGATCATCCACAACCTGCTGACTTCACGGGCCGTCCCCGAACTGATCGAGCGTGACGGCGGCCGTGCCGTCCGCACCCGGGTGGGCCACTCGTTCATCAAGGCCCAGATGGCAGAAGAGGGGGCCGTCTTCGGCGGCGAGCACTCCGCCCACTTCTACTTCCGTGACTTCTGGAACGCGGATACCGGCATGCTGGCCGCCATGCATGTCCTGGCCGCGCTCGGCGAGCAGGACGGTCCGCTGTCCGAGTTGGGCCGCGAGTACGAGCCCTACCGGTCTTCCGGCGAGATCAACTCCGAAATCGAAGACAAGGCCGCTGCCGTGGACCGGGTCCGGGCCGACTTCGACGGTGAGGACGTGCACGTGGACCATCTCGACGGCAGCACCTTCACCGCAGCGGACGGAAGCTACTGGTTCAACTTGCGCCCCTCCAACACGGAGCCGTTCCTCCGCCTCAACGTGGAGGCCACCGACGCCACCACGATGGAGCGCGTCCGCGACCGTGTCCTCGCGCTGGTCCGGGGCTAG
- a CDS encoding ExeM/NucH family extracellular endonuclease, which translates to MKYISWKTALGTALSAALVATPLAAAPAFAVDAPPAGSSPVVISEAYLSGGSSGAAFKNKFVELYNSSDAAVSLEGWSLQYRTGTGTGTPTSVTALKGSIPAKGYYLVKGGTNSNASSPSTAPELPAADVEATGFNPAGTIGTIVLAKQSGALNPLASGSVIEPANVADLLGYGTSNTFEAQAATAPSSNTDVKSLNRSNGTDSNNNKTDFTLSASVTPTAAGTPAPAPEPDPAPATPPAVKAINEIQGNGAASPLVGNSVTTRGKVTAAYPTGGFAGYYLQTPGTGGDLAGHTASDGIFVHSPATVGSVQIGDYVEVTGTVSEFFGQTQLSVTDAAGMAKLTEAAPEVKPTTFTLPADETVRESLEGMLLAPQGPATVSDNYALNQYGEIGLAGGTTPLEQPTAVAEYGSATYTATVAANAARGIKIDDGATTNFFSAANKALALPYLTTTEHVRVGSPVTFSTNVVLGYANNAWKLQPLTALTPDNAGSVQPVSFGSTRTEAPAAVGGNLKLASFNVLNYFPTTGDQLTGCTFNTDRAGNPITVKGGCNVRGAANAENFERQQAKIVAAISGSGADVVTLMEVENSAQFGKYRDEALAKLVDSLNIATPGIWDYVRTPANAPPLADEDMIRTAFIYKKAAAEPVGESIIHNDTTAFASARKPLAQVFKPVGAGDDKKFIAIANHFKSKGSAATPNDTDKGQGNSNLARTAQAKSLLAFSNDLQASKGTDKVFLIGDFNAYAKEDPINVFTAAGYVNQDEKAKNADGSAKHSYLFGGLVGSLDHILASPAANAVVTGADIWNINSVESVALEYSRFNNNITNYYAADPFRASDHDPVVVGLNLPATVELNLLGINDFHGRIDSNTVFFAGTIEKLRAAAAPGATAFLSSGDNIGASLFASAVANDQPSIDVLNALDLRASAVGNHEFDGGFADLRDRVIAGGSNAKFPYLGANVYNKGTSEPALPEYTVLDLNGIKVAVIGTVTQEAPSLVTPAGIAELEFGDPVDAINRVAAKIKAGRLADVIIATNHDGAGSGVPEGSTIEQEVAAGGPFAKMVTQVSPDVAAIFNGHTHKQYAWDAPVPGAPGKTRPIVQTGNYGEYIGQIQLTVDTETKTVTGYKVGNVKRTTTAEQPAADLVAQFPRVAAVKTIVDKALAEAAAVGNQPVGKVTADITTAFAGSPAVRDDRASESTLGNLVADVLVDTLKTPELGGAEIGVVNPGGLRNELYYAPDGTITYAEANAVLPFVNNLWTTSLNGAQVKTLLEQQWQTNPDGTVPSRSYQQLGLSKNVNYTYDAARAAGDRITSIRVNGALIDPAKSYRIGTFNFLVSGGDNFRVFKESANAKDSGLVDREAWIGYLQGHDPVAPDFARRSVAVVNTTAAEVKGGDAITLTVSKLDLTSLGSPANTALRASFTDARGVVTDLGSVAVSGGAATVDLKVPAGAAAGAGVLVLTGVESGTVVKAAVTVAASEPVPPTCQAPVKPQRPSDNAGQENYGTAMAAYRKCLKDSKD; encoded by the coding sequence ATGAAATACATAAGTTGGAAGACAGCGCTGGGCACAGCGCTGTCGGCAGCGCTCGTAGCAACGCCACTGGCGGCCGCGCCGGCGTTTGCTGTTGACGCCCCACCCGCCGGTTCGTCTCCGGTCGTTATCAGTGAGGCCTACCTGAGCGGCGGCAGTTCCGGGGCCGCCTTCAAGAACAAATTCGTGGAGCTGTACAACTCCTCGGACGCAGCCGTCTCGCTGGAGGGCTGGTCCCTGCAGTACCGCACGGGCACAGGCACCGGAACCCCGACCAGCGTCACGGCGCTCAAGGGCAGCATTCCGGCCAAGGGCTACTACCTGGTCAAGGGCGGGACGAACAGTAATGCTTCCTCTCCCTCCACCGCCCCCGAACTTCCAGCCGCCGATGTCGAGGCCACCGGCTTCAACCCCGCCGGCACCATCGGCACGATCGTTCTCGCCAAGCAGTCCGGGGCGCTCAATCCGCTGGCCAGCGGCTCCGTGATCGAGCCCGCCAACGTCGCGGACCTCCTCGGCTACGGCACCTCCAATACGTTCGAGGCTCAGGCGGCAACGGCGCCGTCGAGCAACACCGACGTTAAGAGCCTGAACCGCAGCAACGGCACCGACAGCAACAACAACAAGACCGACTTCACGCTCAGCGCCAGCGTCACTCCGACGGCGGCCGGCACCCCGGCGCCCGCCCCTGAACCGGACCCCGCTCCGGCTACTCCGCCGGCTGTCAAGGCCATCAACGAAATTCAGGGCAACGGCGCTGCCAGCCCACTCGTCGGCAACTCCGTCACGACGCGCGGCAAGGTCACGGCCGCCTACCCCACCGGCGGCTTCGCCGGTTACTACCTGCAGACCCCCGGCACCGGCGGCGACCTGGCCGGGCACACGGCGTCGGACGGGATCTTCGTCCACTCTCCCGCGACCGTCGGCTCGGTCCAGATCGGCGACTACGTCGAAGTCACCGGCACCGTCAGCGAGTTCTTCGGCCAGACGCAGCTCAGCGTCACCGACGCCGCCGGTATGGCCAAGCTGACCGAGGCCGCCCCCGAGGTCAAGCCCACCACCTTCACGCTGCCCGCCGACGAGACCGTCCGCGAAAGCCTCGAGGGTATGCTCCTGGCACCGCAGGGACCGGCCACCGTCTCGGATAACTACGCCCTCAACCAGTACGGCGAAATCGGTTTGGCCGGCGGCACCACGCCGCTGGAGCAGCCCACCGCCGTCGCGGAATACGGCTCCGCCACCTACACGGCGACTGTGGCGGCCAACGCCGCGCGTGGCATCAAGATCGACGACGGCGCCACGACCAACTTCTTCAGCGCGGCCAACAAGGCTCTGGCCCTGCCGTACCTGACCACCACGGAACACGTCCGCGTGGGCTCGCCGGTGACGTTCAGCACGAACGTGGTCCTGGGCTATGCCAACAACGCCTGGAAGCTGCAGCCGCTCACGGCCCTGACTCCGGATAACGCCGGCAGTGTTCAGCCGGTCAGCTTCGGATCCACGCGCACCGAGGCGCCTGCCGCCGTCGGCGGGAACCTGAAGCTCGCGTCCTTCAACGTGCTCAACTACTTCCCCACCACCGGCGACCAGCTCACCGGTTGCACGTTCAACACTGACCGCGCCGGAAACCCCATCACGGTCAAGGGCGGCTGCAACGTCCGCGGCGCCGCCAACGCGGAAAACTTCGAACGCCAGCAGGCCAAGATCGTCGCCGCCATCTCCGGCTCCGGCGCGGACGTCGTGACGCTCATGGAGGTCGAAAACTCGGCCCAGTTCGGCAAGTACCGCGACGAAGCGCTCGCCAAGCTGGTCGATTCCCTCAACATCGCGACGCCCGGCATTTGGGACTACGTCCGGACTCCCGCCAACGCTCCCCCGCTGGCCGACGAGGACATGATCCGCACCGCGTTCATCTACAAGAAGGCCGCCGCCGAACCGGTGGGCGAGTCGATCATCCACAATGACACCACCGCTTTCGCCTCCGCCCGCAAGCCGCTGGCCCAGGTCTTCAAGCCCGTTGGTGCCGGGGATGACAAGAAATTCATCGCTATCGCCAACCACTTCAAATCCAAGGGCTCCGCCGCCACCCCGAATGACACCGATAAGGGCCAGGGCAACTCGAACCTGGCCCGCACCGCGCAGGCCAAGTCCCTGCTGGCGTTCTCAAATGACCTGCAGGCGTCCAAAGGCACCGACAAGGTCTTCCTGATCGGCGATTTCAACGCCTACGCCAAGGAAGACCCGATCAATGTCTTCACGGCCGCCGGCTACGTCAACCAGGACGAGAAAGCCAAGAACGCCGATGGCTCCGCAAAGCATTCCTACCTCTTCGGCGGCTTGGTAGGCTCGCTGGACCACATCCTGGCCTCCCCCGCCGCCAACGCGGTGGTGACCGGTGCGGATATCTGGAACATCAACTCCGTGGAGTCCGTGGCCCTTGAGTACAGCCGCTTCAACAACAACATCACCAACTACTATGCCGCGGACCCGTTCCGGGCCAGTGACCACGACCCGGTGGTGGTCGGCCTGAACCTGCCCGCCACAGTTGAGCTGAACCTCCTTGGAATCAACGACTTCCACGGCCGGATCGACTCCAACACCGTCTTCTTCGCGGGAACCATCGAGAAGCTGCGGGCCGCTGCCGCACCGGGCGCCACGGCCTTCCTGTCCTCCGGAGACAACATCGGAGCTTCCCTGTTCGCCTCGGCCGTCGCCAACGACCAGCCCTCAATCGACGTGCTGAACGCCCTGGACCTGCGCGCCTCGGCGGTTGGCAATCATGAGTTCGACGGTGGCTTCGCTGACTTGCGGGATCGTGTCATCGCCGGCGGGTCGAACGCCAAATTCCCCTACCTGGGTGCCAACGTCTACAACAAGGGCACCTCGGAACCGGCGCTGCCGGAATACACGGTGTTGGACCTGAACGGCATCAAGGTCGCCGTGATCGGGACCGTCACCCAAGAGGCGCCCTCGCTGGTCACCCCGGCCGGAATCGCGGAGCTTGAGTTCGGCGATCCCGTCGACGCCATCAACCGCGTCGCAGCGAAAATTAAGGCCGGCAGGCTCGCGGACGTGATCATCGCGACCAACCACGACGGCGCCGGTTCCGGTGTGCCCGAGGGATCCACCATTGAGCAGGAAGTCGCCGCCGGTGGCCCGTTCGCCAAAATGGTCACCCAGGTCAGCCCGGATGTCGCTGCGATCTTCAACGGCCACACCCACAAGCAGTACGCGTGGGATGCCCCGGTCCCAGGCGCGCCGGGCAAGACCCGCCCGATCGTGCAGACCGGCAACTACGGCGAATACATTGGCCAGATTCAGCTCACCGTCGACACGGAAACCAAAACCGTGACCGGGTACAAGGTCGGGAACGTCAAGCGCACCACGACGGCGGAACAGCCGGCCGCCGATCTGGTGGCACAGTTTCCGCGGGTAGCGGCAGTCAAGACCATTGTTGACAAGGCCTTGGCCGAAGCGGCCGCCGTCGGCAACCAGCCGGTCGGCAAGGTGACCGCGGACATCACCACCGCCTTCGCGGGTTCCCCGGCCGTGCGCGACGACCGCGCCAGCGAATCCACGCTGGGCAACCTCGTCGCGGATGTGCTCGTCGACACGCTAAAGACACCCGAACTCGGGGGCGCCGAAATCGGCGTCGTCAACCCGGGCGGGCTGCGCAACGAGCTGTACTACGCCCCGGACGGCACCATCACGTACGCCGAGGCCAACGCCGTGCTGCCGTTCGTGAACAACCTCTGGACCACCTCGCTCAATGGCGCCCAGGTCAAGACACTGCTCGAGCAGCAGTGGCAAACCAACCCGGACGGCACGGTCCCCAGCCGCTCCTACCAGCAGCTTGGGCTGTCCAAGAACGTCAACTACACGTACGACGCCGCCCGGGCCGCCGGGGACCGGATCACCTCGATCCGGGTCAACGGCGCACTGATTGACCCGGCGAAGTCCTACCGGATCGGAACGTTCAACTTCCTGGTTTCGGGCGGCGACAACTTCCGGGTCTTCAAAGAAAGCGCCAACGCCAAGGACTCCGGGCTCGTGGACCGGGAGGCCTGGATCGGCTATCTGCAGGGGCATGATCCGGTGGCGCCGGACTTCGCCCGCCGCAGCGTCGCCGTCGTGAACACCACGGCGGCCGAGGTCAAGGGCGGGGACGCCATCACGCTGACCGTCTCCAAGCTCGACCTGACCTCGCTCGGCAGCCCGGCCAACACCGCGCTGCGCGCGTCGTTCACCGATGCCAGGGGCGTTGTCACCGACCTGGGTTCAGTGGCGGTTTCCGGCGGCGCGGCGACGGTTGATCTGAAGGTGCCCGCTGGAGCAGCGGCCGGAGCCGGTGTCCTGGTGCTGACCGGAGTCGAGTCCGGGACCGTGGTCAAGGCCGCCGTCACCGTCGCAGCAAGCGAGCCGGTCCCGCCGACGTGCCAGGCCCCGGTGAAGCCGCAGCGGCCTTCCGATAACGCGGGCCAGGAGAATTACGGCACCGCGATGGCGGCCTACCGCAAATGCCTCAAGGACTCCAAGGACTAG
- a CDS encoding Rrf2 family transcriptional regulator produces MKINAFADVSLRAMMVLAAAPAGGLLTTSAIADAIRTPYNHVSKAMAKLRELGMIDVERGRNGGARLSNAGRSATVGQLLRQLDPRQDLADCVAADGPCPLINECQLRAALSRAREAFYRELDGIVVASLPTTGQMTPVFAAIGLRPGL; encoded by the coding sequence ATGAAGATCAATGCCTTCGCGGACGTCAGCCTGCGCGCCATGATGGTGCTCGCGGCGGCGCCCGCTGGCGGACTTCTGACCACCAGTGCCATCGCCGACGCGATTCGCACGCCGTACAACCACGTCAGCAAGGCCATGGCCAAACTGCGTGAGCTGGGCATGATCGACGTCGAGCGCGGCCGCAACGGCGGTGCCAGGCTGAGCAATGCCGGCAGGTCTGCCACCGTCGGCCAACTCCTGCGGCAACTGGATCCGCGGCAGGATCTGGCCGACTGCGTCGCCGCCGACGGCCCCTGCCCGCTCATCAATGAATGCCAACTGCGGGCCGCACTGTCCCGGGCCCGCGAAGCCTTCTACCGCGAGCTGGATGGCATCGTCGTCGCCTCGCTGCCCACCACCGGGCAAATGACCCCTGTCTTTGCGGCAATCGGGCTGCGCCCCGGGCTTTGA
- a CDS encoding ATP-dependent DNA helicase RecQ — MVPHQNADVLSASTPAATAAATAHATADGAAGPAGTGTREQAQDVLRELVGHPEAEFHDGQFEAIEALVDGGRRALVVQRTGWGKSAVYFVASLLLRRRGAGPTLIVSPLLALMRDQVAAAARAGVRAVAINSANQLDWNTVREQLAADEVDVLLVSPERLTNPAFRENQLPELIRRTGLLVIDEAHCISDWGHDFRPDYRRIADLITQLPDTVPVLATTATANSRVVHDIEEQLGKGVLTIRGALGRESLRLGVLNLPDSRERLGWLLTHLADLPGSGIIYTLTVSAAEDTARLLAEAGHEVLAYTGRTDPADRERAEQLLKDNQVKALVATSALGMGFDKPDLGFVVHLGAPSSPVAYYQQVGRAGRGAANADVLLLPGSEDRDIWQYFATASMPSEEKAAAVLTALAEAGGAVSTVALEARVDLRRTPLELLLKVLAVDGAVERVGGGWRSTGRPWHYDAERYGRIAEARVDEQDSMVIYQDTAGCRMEYITSVLDDETAHACGRCDNCAGRWFPADIAATAADAAGQTLRRAGVVLEPRLQWPSGMDRLGVGVKGKIKPEESVASGRVLARLTDLGWGGSLREAFAAGAPDRTVDPGMLQACVQVLREWGAADGRSPGWSGAGRPAAIVSVPSRSKPDLVDSLARGISGIGRIPYLGQLQLEHGGPTGGRGGNSAYRLAGVWDRLVVGPELGAALAGIEGQSVMLIDDLTDSRWTVTVAGRALRLAGAGAVLPLVLGQAG, encoded by the coding sequence ATGGTCCCTCACCAGAACGCCGACGTCCTTTCCGCTTCCACCCCAGCCGCCACTGCCGCAGCCACCGCCCATGCCACTGCCGACGGCGCCGCAGGTCCCGCCGGGACAGGGACCAGGGAGCAGGCCCAGGATGTACTGCGCGAGCTGGTCGGACACCCGGAAGCGGAGTTCCATGATGGCCAGTTTGAGGCAATCGAAGCTCTCGTCGACGGGGGCCGCAGGGCCTTGGTCGTGCAGCGCACCGGGTGGGGAAAATCTGCCGTGTACTTTGTCGCCTCACTGCTGCTGCGCCGCCGCGGGGCCGGACCCACGCTGATCGTGTCTCCGCTCCTGGCCCTGATGCGCGACCAGGTGGCGGCGGCTGCACGCGCCGGGGTACGCGCCGTCGCGATCAATTCCGCCAACCAACTGGACTGGAACACGGTCCGCGAGCAGCTCGCAGCCGACGAGGTTGACGTCCTCCTCGTATCCCCGGAACGGCTGACGAATCCAGCCTTCCGCGAAAACCAGCTTCCCGAGCTCATCCGCCGTACCGGACTCCTCGTCATCGACGAGGCCCACTGCATCTCCGACTGGGGCCACGACTTCCGGCCCGACTACCGGCGCATCGCGGACCTGATCACCCAGCTGCCGGACACCGTGCCGGTGCTCGCCACGACCGCTACGGCAAACTCCCGGGTGGTGCACGATATTGAGGAACAGCTCGGCAAGGGCGTGCTGACTATCCGGGGCGCACTTGGCCGGGAATCCCTGCGGCTGGGAGTCCTGAACCTGCCGGATTCGCGCGAACGCCTGGGCTGGCTCCTAACGCACCTGGCGGACCTTCCCGGCAGCGGCATCATTTACACGCTCACGGTTTCCGCGGCCGAAGATACTGCCCGGCTCCTGGCGGAAGCCGGGCACGAGGTGCTCGCCTACACCGGCCGGACCGACCCCGCGGACCGGGAACGCGCCGAACAGCTTCTCAAAGACAACCAGGTCAAGGCACTCGTCGCCACATCCGCCCTCGGCATGGGCTTCGACAAACCGGATCTTGGCTTCGTGGTGCACCTCGGTGCGCCCTCATCCCCGGTGGCGTACTACCAGCAGGTCGGCCGCGCAGGCCGTGGCGCCGCGAACGCCGACGTCCTGCTGCTTCCCGGCTCCGAGGACCGCGACATCTGGCAGTACTTCGCCACCGCATCCATGCCGTCCGAGGAAAAGGCCGCCGCTGTATTGACGGCCCTCGCCGAGGCAGGCGGGGCAGTGTCCACCGTGGCGCTTGAAGCCCGGGTGGACCTGCGCAGGACCCCGCTCGAGCTGCTGCTCAAGGTCCTGGCAGTGGACGGGGCGGTCGAACGCGTCGGCGGCGGCTGGCGGTCCACCGGCAGGCCCTGGCACTACGACGCAGAACGGTATGGCCGTATCGCCGAAGCCCGGGTGGATGAGCAGGATTCCATGGTGATCTACCAGGACACCGCGGGCTGCAGGATGGAATACATCACCTCGGTCCTGGACGACGAAACGGCACATGCCTGCGGCCGCTGCGACAACTGCGCCGGCCGCTGGTTCCCGGCTGACATTGCGGCAACGGCCGCCGACGCAGCCGGTCAGACGCTGCGCCGCGCCGGCGTGGTCCTGGAACCCCGGCTGCAGTGGCCCAGCGGTATGGACCGGCTGGGTGTGGGCGTGAAAGGCAAAATCAAGCCGGAGGAAAGTGTCGCCAGCGGCCGCGTACTGGCCCGCCTGACGGATCTGGGCTGGGGCGGATCCCTGCGCGAAGCCTTCGCCGCCGGTGCGCCGGACCGGACCGTGGACCCGGGCATGCTGCAGGCATGCGTCCAGGTCCTGCGTGAGTGGGGCGCCGCGGATGGCCGCAGCCCCGGCTGGAGCGGGGCCGGTCGTCCCGCCGCGATCGTCAGCGTCCCCTCGCGGAGCAAGCCGGATCTGGTGGACTCCCTCGCCCGGGGCATTTCCGGGATCGGGCGCATACCGTATCTGGGTCAGCTGCAGCTTGAGCACGGCGGGCCCACTGGCGGCCGCGGCGGCAACAGCGCTTACCGCCTGGCCGGTGTCTGGGACCGGTTGGTCGTTGGCCCGGAGCTGGGAGCAGCCCTTGCCGGCATCGAGGGCCAGAGCGTGATGCTGATTGACGATCTGACCGACAGCCGCTGGACCGTGACGGTCGCCGGGCGGGCCCTCAGGCTCGCGGGTGCAGGGGCGGTGCTGCCGCTGGTGTTGGGCCAGGCCGGCTGA
- a CDS encoding FAD/NAD(P)-binding domain-containing protein: protein MGTTQSIRTAVIGAGPRGTSVLERLLANWAPAGSDQTLHIDVIDPYPAGPGHVWQPGQSRLYLMNTQSFYPTIVPQDKELARPVAGYTFDQWREIQRRHPDAALTAEERDELARLSAADFPSRALYGRYLRSTLEQLLSRLPAGVTVDFHPAAATSVRPTTAPAIPGGAGVAGDLPTAGSGAIASGAGAGAGTGVKAGFDVGLDDGTQLTVDSVVLALGHLEARLSAEQHKLQAAAAELGLIYLPPAAPADVDWTRIPAGKPVLVRGMGLNFFDVMGQLTEGRGGRFVAGDDGGLSYLPSGREPLILAASRRGTPYRTKATLSGYYPAAVSLRYLTERAIAKFAEIGIRPSFDHDLWPLLHRDAVWAYYSTLARSQPEAIVTGPEEFLQALDDAMHPHAHSTVRWEDTADPVLDVHVRPGFRLDLLGLAAPLAGRSFGSRDELDAAVAAYLVDDARRSALGEDDPVKMAIGALHHGRAVLKTAVADRGITDESWVAGLRGWFESFVEGLASGPPALRAEQLAALVRAGVVRFVGPDPKFTVDRAAGMFTAASPWVGSGPGDGTQGSAVAGEVLAAACMIEALAPSNRVAVNASPLLAQLLAEGWVRPRLMMTVEGAPVETSGLDVALHPYRPLAANGSVTEGLYVLGLQLSSTQWGTAIAAESRQKSGPVYRSGQRTLHDADEIARHILGR, encoded by the coding sequence GTGGGCACAACGCAAAGCATCCGGACGGCAGTGATCGGCGCCGGTCCCCGGGGCACGAGTGTGCTGGAGCGGCTGCTGGCCAACTGGGCACCGGCCGGTTCCGACCAAACCCTTCACATCGACGTGATCGACCCGTACCCGGCGGGACCCGGGCACGTGTGGCAGCCCGGCCAGTCGCGGCTGTACCTGATGAACACGCAGTCCTTCTATCCCACGATCGTCCCGCAGGACAAGGAACTCGCCAGGCCCGTCGCCGGATACACCTTCGACCAGTGGCGTGAAATCCAGCGCCGCCACCCGGACGCTGCACTGACGGCGGAGGAACGGGACGAGCTGGCCCGGCTCAGCGCCGCGGACTTCCCCAGCCGGGCACTGTACGGCCGCTACCTCCGGTCCACGCTGGAGCAGCTGCTCAGCCGCCTTCCAGCCGGTGTGACGGTGGACTTCCACCCGGCGGCGGCGACGAGCGTCCGGCCCACCACCGCCCCGGCGATCCCCGGCGGGGCGGGCGTCGCCGGGGACCTTCCCACTGCGGGATCCGGTGCCATCGCCTCCGGGGCCGGGGCCGGGGCCGGAACCGGAGTGAAGGCGGGATTCGACGTCGGGCTCGACGATGGAACCCAGCTCACCGTTGACTCGGTGGTGCTGGCGCTGGGCCACCTCGAAGCGCGGCTCAGCGCCGAACAGCACAAGTTGCAGGCCGCGGCGGCGGAGCTCGGACTGATATACCTGCCCCCGGCCGCACCGGCGGACGTGGACTGGACCCGGATTCCGGCCGGCAAACCGGTGCTGGTGCGCGGGATGGGCCTGAACTTCTTTGACGTCATGGGGCAGTTGACGGAGGGGCGCGGCGGCAGGTTCGTAGCCGGCGACGACGGCGGGCTGAGCTACCTGCCCTCCGGCCGGGAGCCTCTCATCCTGGCCGCCTCGCGCCGCGGCACTCCGTACCGGACCAAGGCAACCCTCTCCGGGTACTATCCCGCCGCGGTCTCGTTGCGGTATCTGACCGAGCGTGCCATCGCGAAGTTCGCTGAGATCGGCATCCGGCCGTCCTTCGACCATGATCTCTGGCCGCTCCTGCACCGCGACGCCGTGTGGGCGTACTACTCAACGCTCGCGCGCTCGCAGCCGGAAGCCATCGTGACCGGACCCGAAGAGTTCCTTCAGGCGTTGGATGACGCCATGCACCCGCATGCCCACTCGACGGTCCGCTGGGAGGACACCGCCGATCCGGTGCTTGATGTACATGTCCGGCCGGGCTTCCGGCTGGACCTCCTGGGCCTCGCCGCGCCTCTGGCCGGCCGATCGTTCGGGTCCCGTGACGAGCTGGACGCCGCGGTCGCGGCCTACCTTGTCGATGACGCCCGGCGCTCGGCGCTCGGCGAGGACGACCCGGTGAAGATGGCGATTGGTGCCTTGCACCACGGCCGGGCGGTGCTGAAGACCGCCGTGGCGGACCGCGGGATCACCGACGAATCCTGGGTTGCCGGACTGCGCGGCTGGTTCGAATCGTTCGTGGAAGGCCTGGCCAGCGGCCCGCCGGCCCTGCGCGCCGAACAGCTGGCGGCTTTGGTCCGCGCGGGGGTCGTCCGCTTCGTCGGCCCGGACCCCAAATTCACCGTGGACCGGGCTGCCGGGATGTTCACGGCCGCGTCGCCCTGGGTGGGCAGCGGACCAGGCGATGGAACCCAGGGCAGCGCCGTGGCGGGCGAGGTCCTGGCGGCCGCGTGCATGATCGAGGCGCTGGCGCCGTCGAACAGGGTCGCCGTCAACGCCTCACCCTTGCTTGCACAGTTGCTCGCCGAGGGCTGGGTGCGTCCGCGCCTCATGATGACGGTAGAGGGTGCTCCGGTGGAGACATCCGGGCTTGATGTGGCCCTACACCCGTACCGGCCGCTCGCAGCCAACGGTTCGGTCACGGAGGGCCTCTATGTGCTCGGACTCCAGCTTTCCTCCACGCAATGGGGGACGGCCATCGCCGCCGAATCCCGACAGAAGTCCGGTCCGGTCTACCGCAGCGGCCAGCGCACACTGCACGACGCCGACGAGATCGCCCGCCACATCCTCGGCCGCTGA